A genomic window from Streptomyces broussonetiae includes:
- the rplD gene encoding 50S ribosomal protein L4 gives MSTVDILSPAGEKTGTVELPAEIFGVENISIPLIHQVVVAQNAAARQGTHKTKTRGEVRGGGKKPYRQKGTGRARQGSTRAPQFAGGGVVHGPQPRDYSQRTPKKMKAAALRHALTDRARHNRIHVVTGVIEGETPSTKAARTLFGKISERKNLLLVVDRADEAAWLSARNLPQVHILEPGQLNTYDVIVSDDVVFTQAAFESFVAGPKANDTEGTEV, from the coding sequence ATGAGCACTGTTGACATCCTTTCGCCTGCAGGCGAGAAGACCGGCACCGTCGAGCTCCCCGCGGAGATCTTCGGCGTGGAGAACATCAGCATCCCGCTGATTCACCAGGTCGTCGTCGCGCAGAACGCCGCTGCCCGCCAGGGCACGCACAAGACCAAGACCCGCGGTGAAGTCCGTGGTGGCGGCAAGAAGCCGTACCGCCAGAAGGGCACCGGCCGCGCCCGTCAGGGTTCGACCCGTGCGCCGCAGTTCGCCGGCGGTGGCGTCGTCCACGGCCCGCAGCCGCGTGACTACTCGCAGCGGACCCCGAAGAAGATGAAGGCCGCGGCCCTGCGCCACGCCCTCACCGACCGGGCCCGCCACAACCGCATTCACGTCGTCACCGGCGTGATCGAGGGCGAGACCCCCAGCACCAAGGCCGCTCGCACGCTGTTCGGCAAGATCTCGGAGCGCAAGAACCTGCTCCTGGTCGTCGACCGCGCCGACGAGGCCGCGTGGCTGTCCGCCCGCAACCTGCCCCAGGTCCACATCCTGGAGCCGGGCCAGCTGAACACGTACGACGTGATCGTCTCGGACGACGTGGTCTTCACCCAGGCCGCTTTCGAGTCCTTCGTCGCCGGCCCGAAGGCCAACGACACCGAAGGGACCGAGGTCTGA
- the rplC gene encoding 50S ribosomal protein L3 produces MAKQIKGILGEKLGMTQVWDENNRVVPVTVVKAGPNVVTQVRTNDVDGYESVQIAFGEIDPRKVNKPLKGHFAKADVTPRRHLVEIRTADASEYTLGQEISAEVFEAGVKVDVTGKSKGKGFAGVMKRHNFKGLGAGHGTQRKHRSPGSIGGCATPGRVFKGLRMAGRMGNERVTTQNLTVHAVDAEKGLLLIKGAVPGPNGGLVLVRTAAKGA; encoded by the coding sequence ATGGCTAAGCAGATCAAGGGCATCCTGGGCGAGAAGCTCGGCATGACGCAGGTGTGGGACGAGAACAACCGTGTTGTTCCGGTCACCGTCGTCAAGGCCGGCCCCAACGTCGTCACCCAGGTTCGTACGAACGATGTCGACGGCTACGAGTCGGTCCAGATCGCCTTCGGCGAGATCGACCCGCGCAAGGTGAACAAGCCCCTCAAGGGCCACTTCGCCAAGGCCGACGTCACCCCCCGCCGCCACCTCGTCGAGATCCGCACCGCGGACGCCTCCGAGTACACGCTGGGCCAGGAGATCTCTGCCGAGGTCTTCGAGGCCGGCGTCAAGGTGGACGTGACCGGCAAGAGCAAGGGCAAGGGCTTCGCCGGTGTCATGAAGCGTCACAACTTCAAGGGCCTCGGCGCCGGACACGGCACCCAGCGCAAGCACCGCTCGCCCGGTTCCATCGGTGGCTGCGCCACCCCGGGCCGCGTGTTCAAGGGCCTCCGCATGGCGGGTCGCATGGGCAACGAGCGGGTCACCACCCAGAACCTGACCGTCCACGCCGTTGACGCGGAGAAGGGCCTGCTGCTCATCAAGGGCGCGGTTCCCGGTCCGAACGGCGGCCTCGTCCTGGTCCGCACCGCGGCCAAGGGGGCCTGA
- the rpmC gene encoding 50S ribosomal protein L29, with product MSVGTKASELRELGNEELLGKLREAKEELFNLRFQAATGQLENHGRLKAVRKDIARIYTLMRERELGIETVENA from the coding sequence ATGTCGGTCGGTACCAAGGCGTCCGAGCTGCGCGAGCTGGGCAACGAGGAGCTTCTGGGCAAGCTCCGCGAGGCCAAGGAAGAGCTGTTCAACCTCCGCTTCCAGGCGGCGACGGGTCAGCTCGAGAACCACGGCCGTCTGAAGGCGGTCCGCAAGGACATCGCGCGGATCTACACCCTGATGCGCGAGCGTGAGCTGGGCATCGAAACGGTGGAGAACGCCTGA
- a CDS encoding DUF397 domain-containing protein, producing MSTPELHWFKSSYSDSSNGNDCVEVAVEVPTTIHIRDSKNPTGPQLALAPQAWAEFVGSRLAVLLAQ from the coding sequence ATGAGCACCCCGGAACTCCACTGGTTCAAGAGCAGCTACAGCGACAGCAGCAACGGCAATGACTGCGTCGAGGTAGCCGTCGAAGTCCCCACCACCATCCACATCCGCGACTCCAAGAACCCCACCGGACCCCAACTCGCCCTCGCGCCGCAGGCCTGGGCGGAGTTCGTGGGTTCGCGTCTGGCAGTCCTCCTGGCGCAGTAG
- the fusA gene encoding elongation factor G, with protein MATTSLDLAKVRNIGIMAHIDAGKTTTTERILFYTGVSYKIGEVHDGAATMDWMEQEQERGITITSAATTCHWPLEDVDHTINIIDTPGHVDFTVEVERSLRVLDGAVTVFDGVAGVEPQSETVWRQADRYGVPRICFVNKLDRTGAEFHRCVDMISDRLGAQPIVMQLPIGAEADFKGVVDLVTMKALVWSAEATKGEMYDIVDIPDTHTEAAEEYRGKLIETVAENDEEIMELYLEGQEPSVEQLYAAIRRITIASGKSDGTTVTPVFCGTAFKNKGVQPLLDAVVRYLPSPVDIEAIEGHDVKDPEVVVKRKPSDDEPLSALAFKIMSDPHLGKLTFVRVYSGRLESGSSVLNSVKGKKERIGKIYRMHANKREEIESVGAGDIVAVMGLKQTTTGETLSDDKNPVILESMDFPAPVIQVAIEPKSKGDQEKLGVAIQRLAEEDPSFQVHSDEETGQTIIGGMGELHLEVLVDRMRREFKVEANVGKPQVAYRETIRKAVERVDYTHKKQTGGTGQFAKVQIAIEPIEGGDASYEFVNKVTGGRIPKEYIPSVDAGAQEAMQFGILAGYEMTGVRVILIDGGYHEVDSSELAFKIAGSQAFKEAARKASPVLLEPMMAVEVTTPEDYMGEVIGDINSRRGQIQAMEERAGARVVKGLVPLSEMFGYVGDLRSKTSGRASYSMQFDSYAEVPRNVAEEIIAKAKGE; from the coding sequence ATGGCTACCACTTCACTTGACCTGGCCAAGGTCCGCAACATCGGGATCATGGCCCACATCGACGCGGGCAAGACGACCACCACCGAGCGGATCCTGTTCTACACCGGTGTGTCGTACAAGATCGGTGAGGTCCACGACGGTGCTGCCACCATGGACTGGATGGAGCAGGAGCAGGAGCGTGGCATCACGATCACCTCTGCTGCCACCACCTGTCACTGGCCGCTGGAAGACGTCGACCACACCATCAACATCATCGACACCCCGGGTCACGTCGACTTCACCGTCGAGGTGGAGCGCTCCCTGCGCGTGCTCGACGGTGCCGTGACGGTGTTCGACGGCGTCGCCGGTGTGGAGCCGCAGTCCGAGACGGTGTGGCGTCAGGCGGACCGCTACGGCGTTCCGCGTATCTGCTTCGTCAACAAGCTCGACCGCACCGGTGCCGAGTTCCACCGCTGCGTCGACATGATCTCTGACCGCCTGGGCGCTCAGCCGATCGTGATGCAGCTGCCGATCGGTGCCGAGGCCGACTTCAAGGGCGTCGTCGACCTGGTGACGATGAAGGCCCTGGTCTGGTCCGCCGAGGCCACCAAGGGCGAGATGTACGACATCGTCGACATCCCGGACACGCACACCGAGGCTGCCGAGGAGTACCGCGGCAAGCTCATCGAGACCGTGGCCGAGAACGACGAAGAGATCATGGAGCTGTACCTGGAGGGCCAGGAGCCGTCCGTGGAGCAGCTGTACGCCGCGATCCGTCGTATCACCATCGCCTCCGGCAAGTCCGACGGCACCACGGTCACCCCGGTGTTCTGCGGTACCGCGTTCAAGAACAAGGGTGTGCAGCCCCTGCTCGACGCGGTCGTGCGCTACCTGCCGTCGCCGGTCGACATCGAGGCCATCGAGGGCCACGACGTCAAGGACCCCGAGGTCGTCGTCAAGCGCAAGCCGTCCGACGACGAGCCGCTGTCGGCGCTGGCGTTCAAGATCATGAGCGACCCGCACCTCGGCAAGCTCACCTTCGTCCGGGTTTACTCGGGCCGCCTGGAGTCCGGCTCTTCGGTGCTGAACTCCGTCAAGGGCAAGAAGGAGCGCATCGGCAAGATCTACCGCATGCACGCCAACAAGCGTGAGGAGATCGAGTCGGTGGGCGCCGGCGACATCGTCGCCGTCATGGGCCTGAAGCAGACCACCACCGGTGAGACGCTGTCCGACGACAAGAACCCGGTCATCCTGGAGTCCATGGACTTCCCGGCGCCGGTCATCCAGGTCGCCATCGAGCCCAAGTCGAAGGGTGACCAGGAGAAGCTGGGCGTCGCGATCCAGCGCCTGGCCGAGGAGGACCCGTCCTTCCAGGTCCACTCGGACGAGGAGACCGGCCAGACCATCATCGGTGGTATGGGTGAGCTGCACCTCGAGGTGCTGGTCGACCGTATGCGCCGTGAGTTCAAGGTCGAGGCCAACGTCGGTAAGCCGCAGGTTGCCTACCGTGAGACGATCCGCAAGGCCGTCGAGCGTGTCGACTACACCCACAAGAAGCAGACCGGTGGTACCGGTCAGTTCGCCAAGGTGCAGATCGCGATCGAGCCCATCGAGGGCGGCGACGCCTCGTACGAGTTCGTGAACAAGGTGACCGGTGGTCGCATCCCGAAGGAGTACATCCCTTCGGTCGACGCCGGTGCGCAGGAGGCCATGCAGTTCGGCATCCTCGCCGGTTACGAGATGACCGGCGTGCGCGTCATCCTGATCGACGGCGGCTACCACGAGGTCGACTCCTCCGAGCTGGCCTTCAAGATCGCCGGTTCGCAGGCCTTCAAGGAGGCCGCGCGCAAGGCCAGCCCCGTGCTGCTCGAGCCGATGATGGCCGTTGAGGTCACCACGCCCGAGGACTACATGGGTGAGGTCATCGGCGACATCAACTCCCGCCGTGGCCAGATCCAGGCCATGGAGGAGCGGGCCGGTGCCCGCGTCGTGAAGGGCCTCGTGCCCCTCTCGGAGATGTTCGGTTACGTCGGCGACCTGCGCAGCAAGACGTCCGGCCGTGCGAGCTACTCCATGCAGTTCGACTCCTACGCCGAGGTTCCGCGGAACGTCGCCGAGGAGATCATCGCGAAGGCCAAGGGCGAGTAA
- the rplB gene encoding 50S ribosomal protein L2, giving the protein MGIRKYKPTTPGRRGASVADFVEVTRSTPEKSLVRPLHSKGGRNNAGRVTVRHQGGGHKRAYRVIDFRRHDKDGVPAKVAHIEYDPNRTARIALLHYADGEKRYILAPRNLQQGDRVENGPGADIKPGNNLALRNIPVGTTIHAIELRPGGGAKFARSAGASVQLLAKEGAYAHLRMPSGEIRLVDVRCRATVGEVGNAEQSNINWGKAGRKRWLGVRPTVRGVVMNPVDHPHGGGEGRTSGGRHPVSPWGKKEGRTRSPKKASNKYIVRRRKTNKKR; this is encoded by the coding sequence ATGGGAATCCGCAAGTACAAGCCGACTACGCCGGGCCGTCGTGGCGCCAGCGTTGCCGACTTCGTCGAGGTCACGCGGTCCACGCCGGAGAAGTCGCTGGTCCGCCCCCTGCACAGCAAGGGCGGCCGTAACAACGCCGGTCGTGTGACCGTTCGCCACCAGGGTGGCGGACACAAGCGCGCCTACCGAGTGATCGACTTCCGTCGTCACGACAAGGACGGCGTGCCGGCGAAGGTCGCGCACATCGAGTACGACCCCAACCGCACCGCGCGCATCGCGCTGCTGCACTACGCCGACGGCGAGAAGCGCTACATCCTCGCCCCGCGCAACCTGCAGCAGGGTGACCGCGTCGAGAACGGTCCCGGGGCCGACATCAAGCCGGGCAACAACCTGGCCCTCCGCAACATCCCGGTCGGTACCACGATCCACGCGATCGAGCTCCGTCCCGGTGGCGGTGCCAAGTTCGCCCGCTCCGCCGGTGCCTCCGTGCAGCTGCTCGCGAAGGAGGGCGCCTACGCCCACCTGCGCATGCCGTCCGGTGAGATCCGCCTGGTCGACGTCCGCTGCCGCGCCACTGTCGGCGAGGTCGGCAACGCCGAGCAGAGCAACATCAACTGGGGTAAGGCCGGCCGTAAGCGGTGGCTGGGCGTTCGCCCGACCGTCCGTGGTGTCGTGATGAACCCGGTTGACCACCCGCACGGTGGTGGTGAGGGCCGGACCTCCGGTGGTCGTCACCCCGTGTCCCCGTGGGGCAAGAAGGAAGGCCGTACTCGTTCGCCCAAGAAGGCGTCGAACAAGTACATCGTCCGCCGCCGCAAGACGAACAAGAAGCGCTAA
- the rpsS gene encoding 30S ribosomal protein S19, which translates to MPRSLKKGPFVDDHLIKKVDAQNEAGTKNVIKTWSRRSMIVPAMLGHTLAVHNGKTHIPVFVTESMVGHKLGEFSPTRTFRGHVKEDRKSKRR; encoded by the coding sequence ATGCCTCGTAGCCTGAAGAAGGGGCCCTTCGTCGACGACCACCTGATCAAGAAGGTGGACGCCCAGAACGAAGCCGGCACCAAGAACGTCATCAAGACCTGGTCCCGTCGCTCCATGATCGTCCCGGCCATGCTCGGCCACACGCTCGCGGTGCACAACGGCAAGACCCACATCCCGGTGTTCGTCACCGAGTCGATGGTCGGCCACAAGCTCGGCGAGTTCTCGCCGACGCGCACCTTCCGGGGTCACGTCAAGGAAGACCGGAAGTCGAAGCGCCGCTAG
- the rplP gene encoding 50S ribosomal protein L16 gives MLIPRRVKHRKQHHPKRRGEAKGGTTVAFGEYGIQALTPAYVTNRQIEAARIAMTRHIKRGGKVWINIYPDRPLTKKPAETRMGSGKGSPEWWIANVHPGRVMFELSYPNEKIAREALTRAAHKLPMKCRIVKREAGEA, from the coding sequence ATGCTGATCCCCCGTAGGGTCAAGCACCGCAAGCAGCACCACCCGAAGCGTCGCGGTGAGGCCAAGGGCGGTACGACGGTCGCGTTCGGCGAGTACGGCATCCAGGCCCTCACGCCGGCGTACGTGACCAACCGCCAGATCGAGGCGGCCCGTATCGCGATGACCCGCCACATCAAGCGTGGCGGCAAGGTCTGGATCAACATCTACCCGGACCGCCCGCTCACGAAGAAGCCGGCCGAGACCCGCATGGGTTCCGGTAAGGGTTCGCCGGAGTGGTGGATCGCGAACGTGCACCCGGGACGGGTCATGTTCGAGCTGTCCTACCCGAACGAGAAGATTGCGCGTGAGGCTCTCACTCGTGCGGCCCACAAGCTGCCGATGAAGTGCCGCATCGTCAAGCGCGAGGCAGGTGAAGCGTGA
- a CDS encoding helix-turn-helix domain-containing protein has protein sequence MGDGVDEAGWDVEPGDEIEPVVQAVGRLLRVCREAAGVSVPELAADLGYGEDMIRKIERGARIPRPEALDKADQILKAQGHLKAFMEDMRKARYPKKVRELAELEGRAVEMLLYSNHNIHGLLQTEEYARALLRTWRPAYSLDELERMVAGRMARKSVFERSPAPEFSFVQEEVTLRRPVGDTMVLRRQLEHMLEVARLPFVELQVMPTTRANHPGTGGRIQVLKFVDGTGMGRTDGDFAGRPVSDPRQLRVLDLRYGIIRAQALTPEESLVFIEQTLGEL, from the coding sequence ATGGGCGACGGTGTGGACGAGGCGGGCTGGGACGTCGAGCCGGGGGACGAGATCGAGCCGGTGGTGCAGGCGGTGGGGCGGCTGCTCAGGGTGTGCCGCGAGGCGGCGGGTGTGAGCGTGCCCGAGCTGGCGGCCGACCTCGGCTACGGCGAGGACATGATCCGCAAGATCGAGCGCGGGGCACGGATTCCCCGGCCGGAGGCCCTGGACAAGGCGGACCAGATCCTGAAGGCGCAGGGGCACTTGAAGGCCTTCATGGAGGACATGCGGAAGGCCCGGTATCCCAAGAAGGTGCGGGAGCTGGCGGAGTTGGAAGGGCGGGCGGTGGAGATGTTGCTGTACAGCAACCACAACATCCATGGTCTGCTGCAGACAGAGGAGTACGCGCGAGCGCTGCTTCGCACCTGGCGTCCGGCCTACTCACTGGACGAGTTGGAGCGCATGGTGGCCGGTCGCATGGCTCGGAAGTCCGTCTTCGAGCGTTCGCCCGCACCGGAGTTCAGCTTCGTCCAAGAAGAGGTGACGCTGCGCCGCCCGGTCGGAGACACAATGGTGTTGCGCCGACAGCTCGAACACATGCTGGAGGTTGCCCGGTTGCCGTTCGTGGAGCTTCAGGTGATGCCGACCACCCGCGCGAACCATCCTGGAACAGGGGGCCGGATCCAGGTGCTGAAGTTCGTGGACGGTACGGGGATGGGGCGTACCGACGGCGACTTTGCGGGCCGTCCGGTATCGGACCCCAGGCAGCTCCGAGTCCTTGACCTGCGCTATGGCATCATCCGGGCTCAGGCGCTCACGCCAGAGGAGTCTCTGGTCTTCATCGAGCAAACGCTGGGAGAACTATGA
- a CDS encoding ATP-binding protein, with translation MNQESPIPNFTALLSPTPRGARLARLLAATQLRDWGIPLEDAEHIVAELAANAASHGRVPGRDFRLTLYVVGATLRIEVTDTRGDCLPGVHPVAPDAESGRGLLLVDALADRWGVAEGPTPRKTVWAEITVPVREAPEPGRPRSGATGGLLQGKTRVKEPDQAPPLPPAAQTHPRG, from the coding sequence GTGAACCAAGAATCCCCCATCCCCAACTTCACGGCGCTGCTGTCCCCCACACCCCGCGGCGCCCGGCTGGCCCGACTGCTCGCCGCCACACAACTCCGCGACTGGGGCATCCCGTTGGAGGACGCGGAGCACATCGTGGCCGAGCTGGCCGCCAACGCCGCGAGCCACGGCAGGGTACCCGGCAGGGACTTCCGGCTCACGCTGTACGTCGTCGGCGCCACGCTCCGCATCGAGGTGACCGACACACGCGGTGACTGTCTGCCGGGCGTCCACCCCGTCGCCCCCGACGCCGAATCCGGTCGCGGACTGCTCCTCGTGGACGCGCTCGCCGACCGCTGGGGAGTGGCGGAGGGACCCACCCCGCGCAAGACCGTCTGGGCCGAGATCACCGTCCCGGTGCGGGAGGCACCGGAACCCGGCCGCCCGCGCTCCGGTGCGACGGGCGGTCTTTTGCAAGGAAAGACCAGGGTGAAAGAACCCGACCAAGCCCCACCCCTCCCGCCCGCGGCGCAAACTCACCCACGAGGGTGA
- the rpsJ gene encoding 30S ribosomal protein S10, translating into MAGQKIRIRLKAYDHEVIDSSAKKIVETVTRTGASVAGPVPLPTEKNVYCVIKSPHKYKDSREHFEMRTHKRLIDILDPTPKTVDSLMRLDLPAGVDIEIKL; encoded by the coding sequence ATGGCGGGACAGAAGATCCGCATCCGGCTCAAGGCCTACGACCACGAGGTCATCGACTCCTCGGCGAAGAAGATCGTCGAGACGGTGACCCGCACTGGTGCGTCGGTCGCGGGCCCGGTGCCGCTGCCCACTGAGAAGAACGTGTACTGCGTCATCAAGTCGCCGCACAAGTACAAGGACTCGCGCGAGCACTTCGAGATGCGCACGCACAAGCGCCTGATCGACATCCTCGACCCGACCCCCAAGACCGTTGACTCTCTGATGCGACTCGACCTCCCGGCCGGTGTCGACATCGAGATCAAGCTCTGA
- the rplV gene encoding 50S ribosomal protein L22, which yields MEARAQARYIRVTPMKARRVVDLIRGMDATEAQAVLRFAPQAASVPVGKVLDSAIANAAHNYDHTDADSLFISEAYVDEGPTLKRFRPRAQGRAYRIRKRTSHITVVVSSKEGTR from the coding sequence ATGGAAGCCAGGGCCCAGGCGCGGTACATCCGCGTTACGCCCATGAAGGCCCGCCGCGTGGTGGACCTTATCCGTGGCATGGATGCCACGGAGGCTCAGGCTGTTCTGCGATTCGCTCCGCAGGCAGCCTCCGTGCCGGTCGGCAAGGTGCTCGACAGCGCCATCGCCAACGCCGCGCACAACTACGACCACACCGACGCCGACAGCCTCTTCATTTCCGAGGCGTACGTCGACGAGGGTCCGACCCTGAAGCGGTTCCGGCCGCGCGCCCAGGGCCGTGCCTACCGGATCCGCAAGCGGACCAGCCACATCACTGTGGTCGTCAGCAGCAAGGAAGGAACCCGGTAA
- the rpsG gene encoding 30S ribosomal protein S7 has product MPRKGPAPKRPVIIDPVYGSPLVTSLINKVLLNGKRSTAERIVYGAMEGLREKTGNDPIITLKRALENIKPTLEVKSRRVGGATYQVPIEVKPGRANTLALRWLVGYSRARREKTMTERLLNELLDASNGLGAAVKKREDTHKMAESNKAFAHYRW; this is encoded by the coding sequence ATGCCTCGTAAGGGCCCCGCCCCGAAGCGCCCGGTCATCATCGACCCGGTCTACGGTTCTCCTCTGGTGACCTCCCTGATCAACAAGGTGCTGCTGAACGGCAAGCGCTCCACCGCCGAGCGCATCGTCTACGGCGCCATGGAGGGTCTGCGTGAGAAGACGGGCAACGACCCGATCATCACGCTGAAGCGCGCGCTGGAGAACATCAAGCCGACCCTCGAGGTCAAGTCCCGCCGTGTCGGTGGTGCGACGTACCAGGTTCCGATCGAGGTCAAGCCCGGTCGTGCCAACACGCTCGCGCTGCGCTGGCTCGTCGGTTACTCCCGCGCCCGTCGCGAGAAGACCATGACCGAGCGTCTGCTCAACGAGCTTCTCGACGCCTCCAACGGCCTCGGTGCCGCTGTGAAGAAGCGCGAGGACACGCACAAGATGGCCGAGTCCAACAAGGCCTTCGCGCACTACCGCTGGTAG
- the tuf gene encoding elongation factor Tu: protein MAKAKFERTKPHVNIGTIGHIDHGKTTLTAAITKVLHDAYPDLNEASAFDQIDKAPEERQRGITISIAHVEYQTETRHYAHVDCPGHADYIKNMITGAAQMDGAILVVAATDGPMPQTKEHVLLARQVGVPYIVVALNKADMVDDEEILELVELEVRELLSEYEFPGDDVPVVKVSALKALEGDKEWGQSVLDLMAAVDEAIPQPERDVDKPFLMPIEDVFTITGRGTVVTGRIERGVLKVNETVDIIGIKTEKTTTTVTGIEMFRKLLDEGQAGENVGLLLRGIKREDVERGQVIIKPGSVTPHTEFEAQAYILSKDEGGRHTPFFNNYRPQFYFRTTDVTGVVTLPEGTEMVMPGDNTSMTVSLIQPVAMEEGLKFAIREGGRTVGAGQVVKINK, encoded by the coding sequence GTGGCGAAGGCGAAGTTCGAGCGGACTAAGCCGCACGTCAACATCGGCACCATCGGTCACATCGACCACGGTAAGACGACCCTCACGGCCGCCATTACCAAGGTGCTGCACGACGCGTACCCGGACCTGAACGAGGCCTCGGCCTTCGACCAGATCGACAAGGCTCCCGAAGAGCGCCAGCGCGGTATCACCATCTCCATCGCGCACGTCGAGTACCAGACGGAGACGCGTCACTACGCCCACGTCGACTGCCCCGGTCACGCGGACTACATCAAGAACATGATCACGGGTGCGGCGCAGATGGACGGCGCCATCCTCGTGGTCGCCGCCACCGACGGCCCGATGCCGCAGACCAAGGAGCACGTGCTCCTGGCCCGCCAGGTCGGCGTTCCGTACATCGTCGTTGCCCTGAACAAGGCCGACATGGTGGACGACGAGGAGATCCTGGAGCTCGTCGAGCTCGAGGTCCGTGAGCTGCTCTCCGAGTACGAGTTCCCGGGCGACGACGTTCCGGTCGTCAAGGTCTCCGCGCTCAAGGCGCTCGAGGGCGACAAGGAGTGGGGCCAGTCGGTCCTGGACCTGATGGCCGCCGTCGACGAGGCGATCCCGCAGCCCGAGCGTGACGTCGACAAGCCGTTCCTGATGCCGATCGAGGACGTCTTCACGATCACCGGTCGTGGCACCGTCGTCACCGGTCGTATCGAGCGTGGTGTCCTGAAGGTCAACGAGACCGTCGACATCATCGGCATCAAGACCGAGAAGACCACCACCACGGTCACCGGCATCGAGATGTTCCGCAAGCTGCTCGACGAGGGCCAGGCCGGTGAGAACGTCGGTCTGCTGCTCCGCGGCATCAAGCGCGAGGACGTCGAGCGCGGCCAGGTCATCATCAAGCCGGGCTCGGTCACCCCGCACACCGAGTTCGAGGCCCAGGCCTACATCCTGTCCAAGGACGAGGGTGGCCGCCACACGCCGTTCTTCAACAACTACCGCCCGCAGTTCTACTTCCGTACCACGGACGTGACCGGCGTGGTGACCCTCCCCGAGGGCACCGAGATGGTCATGCCGGGCGACAACACCTCCATGACCGTCTCGCTGATCCAGCCGGTCGCCATGGAGGAGGGCCTGAAGTTCGCCATCCGTGAGGGTGGTCGCACCGTGGGCGCCGGCCAGGTCGTCAAGATCAACAAGTAA
- the rpsC gene encoding 30S ribosomal protein S3, whose protein sequence is MGQKVNPHGFRLGVTTDFKSRWYADKLYKDYVKEDVAIRRMMTSGMERAGISKVEIERTRDRVRVDIHTARPGIVIGRRGAEADRIRGDLEKLTGKQVQLNILEVKNPETDAQLVAQAVAEQLSSRVSFRRAMRKSMQSAMKAGAKGIKIQCGGRLGGAEMSRSEFYREGRVPLHTLRANVDYGFFEAKTTFGRIGVKVWIYKGDVKNIAEVRAENAAARAGNRPARGGADRPARGGRGGERRGRKPQQAAGAEAPKAEAPASAPAESTGTEA, encoded by the coding sequence ATGGGCCAGAAGGTTAACCCGCATGGGTTCCGGCTCGGTGTCACGACCGACTTCAAGTCGCGTTGGTACGCCGACAAGCTGTACAAGGACTACGTCAAGGAAGACGTCGCCATCCGTCGGATGATGACGTCCGGCATGGAGCGCGCCGGTATCTCGAAGGTTGAGATCGAGCGCACCCGTGACCGCGTGCGGGTGGACATCCACACCGCTCGTCCGGGCATCGTCATCGGCCGCCGTGGCGCCGAGGCCGACCGCATCCGCGGCGACCTCGAGAAGCTCACGGGCAAGCAGGTCCAGCTGAACATCCTCGAGGTCAAGAACCCCGAGACCGACGCTCAGCTGGTTGCCCAGGCCGTTGCCGAGCAGCTCTCCTCCCGCGTCTCCTTCCGCCGCGCCATGCGTAAGAGCATGCAGTCGGCGATGAAGGCCGGCGCCAAGGGCATCAAGATCCAGTGCGGTGGCCGCCTCGGCGGCGCCGAGATGTCCCGCTCGGAGTTCTACCGCGAGGGCCGTGTGCCCCTGCACACGCTCCGTGCGAACGTGGACTACGGCTTCTTCGAGGCCAAGACGACCTTCGGCCGCATCGGTGTGAAGGTCTGGATCTACAAGGGCGACGTCAAGAACATCGCCGAGGTCCGCGCCGAGAACGCTGCGGCCCGTGCGGGTAACCGCCCGGCCCGTGGTGGTGCCGACCGCCCGGCCCGTGGTGGCCGTGGTGGCGAGCGGCGCGGTCGCAAGCCGCAGCAGGCTGCCGGCGCCGAGGCCCCCAAGGCCGAGGCTCCCGCGTCCGCTCCGGCTGAGAGCACCGGAACGGAGGCCTGA
- the rplW gene encoding 50S ribosomal protein L23: MATRHPSIASKAAKAAKAARVAKAKRHATEGKNTVETPLSKSYTDPRDVLLKPVVSEKSYALLDENKYTFIVDPNANKTQIKQAVQAVFDVKVTGVNTINRAGKRKRTRTGFGQRAATKRAIVTLAEGDRIDIFGGPTA; the protein is encoded by the coding sequence ATGGCTACCCGTCACCCGAGCATCGCCTCGAAGGCCGCCAAGGCCGCCAAGGCCGCGCGCGTCGCCAAGGCGAAGCGTCACGCCACCGAGGGCAAGAACACGGTCGAGACCCCGCTGAGCAAGTCGTACACGGACCCCCGTGACGTCCTGCTCAAGCCGGTCGTCTCGGAGAAGAGCTACGCGCTCCTCGACGAGAACAAGTACACGTTCATCGTCGACCCGAACGCCAACAAGACCCAGATCAAGCAGGCCGTCCAGGCGGTCTTCGACGTCAAGGTCACCGGGGTCAACACGATCAACCGCGCCGGCAAGCGCAAGCGGACCCGCACGGGCTTCGGCCAGCGTGCCGCCACCAAGCGCGCGATCGTGACCCTCGCCGAGGGCGACCGTATCGACATCTTCGGCGGTCCGACCGCCTAA